In Pseudodesulfovibrio sp. S3, one DNA window encodes the following:
- a CDS encoding ABC transporter ATP-binding protein: MLIAENLAKSYDGQTVIEEVSFSLGNGETLAVVGPSGCGKTTLLYLLSGLAAPDMGRALLDGRPITAPTSDVSIILQDYGLLPWRSVIDNVALGLKIQSVGRRERLERARAQLAEVGILGRDNDYPANLSGGEQQRVAIARAFVSCPRLTLLDEPFSSLDALTRERLQLALLETWQRSQVPYVLVTHSLEEAVMLGKRIMVMSARPARPVAVFENPGFGDARIRDTEECFALLKQLRHTVEALW; encoded by the coding sequence CCCTCGGGAACGGGGAGACCCTGGCCGTGGTCGGTCCTTCGGGGTGCGGCAAGACCACCTTGCTCTATCTCCTGAGCGGACTGGCCGCCCCGGACATGGGCCGGGCGTTGCTGGACGGGCGTCCCATCACGGCTCCGACCTCGGATGTTTCCATCATTTTGCAGGATTACGGCCTGTTGCCCTGGCGTTCCGTCATCGACAACGTGGCCCTGGGGCTGAAGATACAGTCCGTGGGCAGGCGTGAACGGCTGGAGCGGGCCAGGGCGCAACTGGCCGAGGTCGGTATTCTCGGGCGCGACAACGACTATCCGGCGAACCTGAGCGGCGGGGAACAGCAACGCGTGGCCATTGCCCGCGCCTTTGTCTCCTGCCCCCGGTTGACCCTGCTGGACGAGCCTTTTTCCTCCCTTGACGCCCTGACACGTGAGCGGCTGCAACTGGCCCTGCTGGAAACCTGGCAGCGGAGCCAGGTGCCGTATGTGCTGGTCACCCATTCTCTGGAAGAGGCCGTCATGCTCGGCAAGCGCATCATGGTCATGTCGGCCCGTCCGGCCCGTCCCGTGGCCGTGTTCGAGAATCCCGGATTCGGCGATGCGCGCATTCGCGACACCGAAGAGTGTTTTGCCCTGCTCAAGCAGTTGCGGCATACGGTGGAGGCATTATGGTAG
- a CDS encoding ABC transporter permease subunit, producing MVGMCRCCLRYGLVVLVMGILWKLAALALGGVILPYPEDALFALVQAMGTQLFWEHFLVSGYRAVTAMILAWGVAFPLGLIMGSVTGVDAVLAPFVFLTYPVPKIVLLPIFLLLLGLGDTSKIAMIALILGYQILVTTRDGVRSIHPKYFDSVRSLGGTNMDVLREVLLPASLPHGFTALRLGTGVSVAVLFFVESFATTRGLGYMIMDAWGAMDYLTMFSGILGMSIMGAALYEIANILERKACKWMFLRAKE from the coding sequence ATGGTAGGGATGTGCAGATGCTGTCTCCGCTACGGACTGGTCGTTCTGGTCATGGGCATTCTGTGGAAGCTGGCCGCCCTGGCCTTGGGGGGCGTTATCCTGCCGTACCCGGAGGACGCCCTGTTCGCGCTGGTGCAGGCCATGGGCACGCAGCTTTTCTGGGAGCATTTCCTGGTCAGCGGCTACCGCGCTGTCACGGCCATGATCCTGGCCTGGGGTGTGGCCTTCCCCCTCGGATTGATCATGGGCAGCGTCACGGGCGTGGACGCCGTGCTGGCCCCGTTCGTTTTTTTGACCTATCCGGTCCCCAAGATAGTGCTCCTGCCGATTTTCCTGCTCCTGCTCGGGCTGGGCGACACCTCAAAGATCGCCATGATAGCGCTTATCCTCGGCTATCAGATTCTGGTCACCACCAGGGATGGGGTCCGATCCATCCATCCCAAGTATTTCGATTCGGTCCGGTCCCTGGGCGGCACGAACATGGACGTGTTGCGCGAGGTCCTGCTTCCTGCCTCCCTGCCCCACGGGTTCACGGCCCTGCGGCTCGGCACCGGTGTGTCCGTGGCCGTGCTTTTTTTCGTGGAATCCTTTGCCACCACACGGGGGCTGGGATATATGATCATGGACGCGTGGGGAGCCATGGACTACCTGACCATGTTCTCCGGCATCCTGGGCATGTCCATCATGGGCGCGGCCCTGTATGAAATAGCCAATATACTGGAGCGCAAGGCATGCAAGTGGATGTTTTTGCGCGCCAAGGAATAA
- the ybeY gene encoding rRNA maturation RNase YbeY produces MSSAGHVEILYETRLDPRFPLSRHELGALTDVILDALGLTGKTFSLKLVDDREIARLNKEFLGCTGPTNILSFPADVEDHGADHADEDSAVFLGELALSVDALGRETDLYGQDPMEHLVRLLAHGLLHLAGYDHGEEMYALTDGAVDRVVLEQADCGIAG; encoded by the coding sequence GTGAGTTCGGCCGGTCATGTGGAGATCTTGTACGAAACCCGGCTTGACCCGAGGTTCCCGCTTTCCCGGCATGAGCTGGGGGCGTTGACGGATGTCATTCTCGATGCCTTGGGTCTGACCGGAAAGACCTTTTCCCTCAAGCTCGTGGATGATCGTGAAATAGCCCGTCTCAATAAGGAATTCCTTGGCTGTACCGGCCCTACCAATATTCTCAGTTTTCCGGCGGACGTCGAAGACCATGGGGCGGACCATGCCGACGAGGACTCGGCCGTATTTCTCGGGGAGCTGGCATTGTCCGTGGACGCCCTTGGCCGCGAGACGGATCTTTACGGTCAGGATCCGATGGAGCATCTGGTCCGGTTGCTGGCCCACGGACTCCTGCATCTTGCCGGGTATGATCACGGCGAGGAAATGTATGCGCTGACCGACGGCGCCGTGGACAGGGTTGTTCTGGAACAGGCCGATTGCGGGATAGCGGGGTAG
- a CDS encoding argininosuccinate synthase, whose product MQKIEKVVLAYSGGLDTSIILKWIKNQYNCEVICMTADLGQGEEMDGIEEKALATGAVKAYVEDMREEFVRDYVFPMFRANALYEGRYLLGTAIARPLISKRMVEIAELEGAQAVAHGATGKGNDQVRFELATMALNPRMQTIAPWREWELKSRTDLINYATENKIPIPVSRKKPWSIDANLLHTSFEGGELEDPWNAPGPDCYRNITPPEKCPNKPEEITIDFEAGDPIAINSVKYSPAALLAKLNEMGGRHGIGRVDMVENRFVGMKSRGVYETPGGTILAAAHRDLEGLCMDREMMHLRDSLIPKYAEMVYYGYWFSPEREALQAMIDKSQEKITGTVRVKLYKGNCVPLGRKSPFSLYNPELATFEEDYVYDQADAAGFIKLVGLRLKGRMQQSKWGGKDNEDSCE is encoded by the coding sequence ATGCAGAAAATTGAAAAGGTCGTGCTGGCCTATTCCGGTGGGTTGGACACCTCCATCATCCTCAAGTGGATCAAGAATCAGTACAATTGCGAAGTCATCTGCATGACCGCCGACCTTGGTCAGGGCGAAGAGATGGACGGCATAGAAGAAAAGGCGTTGGCCACCGGTGCGGTCAAGGCCTACGTCGAGGATATGCGCGAGGAATTCGTTCGCGATTATGTTTTTCCCATGTTTCGGGCCAATGCCCTGTATGAGGGCCGGTACCTGCTCGGTACCGCCATTGCCCGTCCGCTGATTTCCAAGCGCATGGTGGAGATCGCCGAATTGGAAGGCGCCCAGGCCGTGGCCCACGGTGCCACAGGCAAGGGCAACGACCAGGTTCGGTTCGAGCTGGCCACCATGGCTCTGAATCCGAGGATGCAGACCATCGCCCCCTGGCGCGAATGGGAGCTGAAGTCCCGGACGGACCTCATCAATTACGCCACCGAAAACAAGATTCCCATCCCTGTGAGCCGCAAGAAGCCGTGGTCCATTGACGCCAACCTGCTGCACACCTCTTTCGAGGGCGGTGAGCTGGAAGATCCCTGGAATGCCCCCGGCCCGGACTGCTATCGCAATATCACGCCGCCCGAGAAGTGCCCCAATAAGCCCGAGGAAATCACCATTGATTTCGAGGCGGGTGATCCCATCGCCATCAACAGCGTGAAGTATTCTCCTGCGGCCTTGCTCGCCAAGCTCAACGAAATGGGCGGCAGGCACGGCATCGGTCGTGTGGACATGGTCGAAAACCGGTTCGTGGGCATGAAATCCCGCGGCGTGTATGAAACCCCGGGCGGCACTATCCTGGCCGCGGCCCACCGCGATCTGGAGGGGTTGTGCATGGACCGTGAGATGATGCATCTGCGGGACAGCCTTATTCCCAAATACGCCGAGATGGTCTATTATGGATACTGGTTCTCGCCCGAGCGCGAAGCGTTGCAGGCCATGATCGACAAGTCCCAGGAAAAGATTACCGGCACTGTCCGCGTCAAGCTCTACAAGGGCAACTGTGTACCGCTTGGTCGCAAATCGCCGTTCTCGCTGTACAATCCGGAATTGGCCACCTTTGAGGAAGACTACGTCTACGACCAGGCCGACGCCGCAGGCTTCATCAAGCTGGTGGGTCTCAGGCTGAAGGGGCGGATGCAGCAGTCCAAATGGGGCGGGAAAGACAACGAAGATTCCTGCGAGTAG
- a CDS encoding ATP-binding protein, whose amino-acid sequence MKRKRGIRGKELYQVVFFGVIFTVAAIGALAYWGVWEIRRDAAVVAVESSARGLSGAVTVLLNAVRNSNGEIGEGVLSSLEPGDLRKEFQKVFEKHPAVTAAFVSDVQGLQYMLTRRFGGVVEAVPDQNHMNMTWTLYRNGNEQDADFTGWTVDLPQVNRILGEEFAHLEPGQVNWRSSNSFHHAEGAWVTASSLVEAQGGGRLMLSFAFPVDAILSQLGGAEKGGAERIFLYWANGVAMSVNAAGTESVREQGGKPLRSDELSDPVVRTAVTRLATDAPVGPFSYVVEGEIWWAYALPLTIFGDTMSLGVAVPRNNVLSTLTSDSFLQWGAVVLIMVAFGVLFVLHRNRGRIEALGMRREAAVTEQDVLDIISSGEGGRVEFKQTLRFNLKSGKNGREIEHASLKTVSAFINSEGGTLLVGVADDGTVTGFGEDDFDSDDRALLHFNNLVNRHIGTEFSRYIDSAVIEVRGQKVLRVHCIPAPAPAILDSGKSEEFYVRSGPASRILTLKQFYDWLKKH is encoded by the coding sequence ATGAAGCGTAAAAGAGGCATTCGGGGCAAGGAACTCTATCAGGTTGTCTTTTTCGGCGTCATTTTTACGGTGGCTGCCATCGGCGCGCTGGCCTACTGGGGCGTGTGGGAAATCCGCAGGGATGCGGCCGTGGTGGCAGTGGAAAGTTCCGCACGGGGATTGTCCGGTGCGGTAACCGTGCTACTCAATGCGGTACGAAACTCCAACGGGGAAATCGGCGAAGGTGTGCTCTCCAGCCTCGAGCCAGGCGATCTGCGAAAGGAGTTCCAGAAGGTTTTTGAAAAGCATCCGGCGGTGACTGCGGCCTTTGTCAGCGATGTTCAGGGTTTGCAATACATGCTCACCAGGCGGTTCGGCGGAGTGGTCGAAGCCGTCCCTGATCAAAACCATATGAACATGACATGGACTCTCTATAGAAACGGTAACGAGCAGGATGCCGATTTTACGGGGTGGACAGTGGACTTACCGCAGGTGAACCGGATTTTGGGCGAAGAGTTCGCACATCTGGAGCCGGGGCAGGTCAACTGGCGAAGTTCAAATAGTTTTCATCATGCCGAAGGGGCTTGGGTTACGGCTTCGTCCCTGGTTGAAGCACAGGGCGGTGGAAGGCTCATGCTTTCCTTTGCTTTTCCCGTGGATGCCATCCTGTCCCAGTTGGGCGGTGCGGAAAAGGGCGGTGCGGAACGGATTTTTCTCTATTGGGCCAACGGCGTGGCCATGTCCGTCAATGCTGCGGGGACCGAGTCGGTCCGCGAGCAGGGCGGCAAACCGTTGCGGTCGGATGAGCTGAGCGATCCCGTGGTCAGGACGGCGGTCACCCGGTTGGCGACCGATGCGCCTGTCGGGCCTTTTTCCTATGTGGTGGAAGGTGAAATCTGGTGGGCTTATGCCCTGCCGCTGACCATCTTCGGCGACACCATGTCGCTTGGAGTGGCCGTACCCAGGAATAACGTCCTTTCCACCCTGACCAGCGATTCCTTCCTGCAGTGGGGGGCCGTGGTCCTGATCATGGTCGCCTTTGGCGTTCTGTTTGTTCTGCACAGGAACCGGGGGCGGATAGAGGCCCTTGGAATGCGCCGGGAAGCCGCTGTCACCGAGCAGGATGTTCTGGATATTATCAGCTCGGGCGAAGGAGGGCGGGTCGAATTCAAGCAGACACTGCGATTCAACCTCAAGTCCGGCAAAAACGGTCGGGAGATCGAGCACGCCAGCCTCAAGACCGTATCCGCCTTCATCAACTCCGAGGGGGGCACATTGCTTGTCGGTGTGGCGGACGACGGGACCGTGACCGGGTTCGGCGAAGATGACTTTGACAGCGACGACCGGGCCCTGCTGCATTTCAATAATCTGGTCAACAGGCACATCGGTACTGAATTTTCACGCTACATCGACAGCGCCGTTATCGAGGTCCGGGGACAGAAGGTCTTGCGCGTCCATTGTATACCGGCTCCGGCTCCGGCGATCCTTGATTCTGGAAAGAGTGAGGAATTCTATGTTCGTAGCGGTCCTGCCAGCCGCATCCTGACACTCAAACAATTCTATGACTGGCTCAAGAAGCATTAG
- the argF gene encoding ornithine carbamoyltransferase, with product MPKHFLTILDIPRDEAKQVLLRAKEMKDNKVRTDLLAGKTLLLIFEKASTRTRVSFEVGVRQLGGDPVFIASKDSQLGRSEPLKDTARVLTRYADGLIVRTFGQEKLETLVEYGDIPVVNALTDEYHPCQIMADVLTMYERTPNLEDLKVAWVGDGNNMAHSFINGAAAFGYELTLACPKGYEPDQAILDKAVDLGAKVTLTRDPAVAVSGAHYVNTDVWASMGQEEEQKKREAAFAGFEVNDSLMGKAAADAKFMHCLPVHRGEEVSEAVFESPASIVWDQAENRLHMQKAILEWIYK from the coding sequence ATGCCCAAACATTTTCTGACCATTCTGGATATCCCAAGGGATGAGGCAAAGCAGGTTCTGCTCAGGGCCAAGGAAATGAAGGACAACAAGGTCCGGACTGATCTTTTGGCTGGCAAAACCCTGCTCTTGATTTTTGAAAAAGCCTCCACTCGGACCCGTGTGTCTTTCGAGGTTGGCGTGCGCCAGCTCGGCGGCGATCCCGTGTTTATCGCTTCCAAGGATTCTCAACTGGGCCGCAGTGAGCCGCTGAAAGACACCGCCCGGGTTCTGACCCGATACGCGGACGGTCTCATCGTGCGAACCTTCGGCCAGGAGAAGTTGGAAACCCTGGTCGAATACGGTGATATCCCGGTGGTCAATGCCCTGACCGACGAATACCATCCCTGCCAGATCATGGCCGACGTGCTGACCATGTATGAACGCACGCCGAACCTCGAAGATCTCAAGGTGGCCTGGGTAGGCGACGGCAACAACATGGCCCATTCCTTCATCAACGGTGCAGCCGCGTTCGGCTATGAGCTGACCCTGGCCTGCCCTAAAGGGTATGAGCCGGATCAGGCCATTCTGGACAAGGCCGTGGACCTGGGCGCAAAGGTGACCCTGACCCGCGACCCTGCCGTGGCCGTTTCCGGTGCGCATTACGTCAATACCGATGTCTGGGCTTCCATGGGCCAAGAAGAAGAGCAGAAGAAGCGCGAAGCCGCCTTTGCCGGGTTCGAGGTCAATGATTCGCTCATGGGCAAGGCTGCTGCTGACGCCAAGTTCATGCACTGCCTGCCCGTCCATCGCGGCGAGGAAGTGTCTGAAGCCGTGTTCGAGTCCCCGGCCTCCATCGTCTGGGATCAGGCAGAGAACAGGTTGCACATGCAAAAAGCCATTCTTGAATGGATATATAAATAA
- a CDS encoding PhoH family protein, with translation MASQLFGPHGQHLKLLGERIGARIESRGNSVVINLPEGEEDKADLAAQVLTQLYAMIRRGKAIYPQDVDFACRILERQPSADVGEVFKGDVYATSGKRTVSPKSLNQREYLDAIRESDMTFGIGPAGTGKTYLAVAMAVGALARREVKRIVLTRPAVEAGEKLGFLPGDLAEKINPYLRPLYDALHDMFDFAKVQDYQESGIIEVAPLAFMRGRTLNDAFIILDEAQNTTPEQMKMFLTRLGFGSKAVVTGDITQIDLPVHSNSGLLHARRILGNVAGVKFITFDEHDVIRHPLVGRIVRAYDIHERNGK, from the coding sequence TTGGCCAGCCAGCTTTTCGGACCTCACGGCCAGCACCTGAAGCTCCTGGGTGAGCGCATCGGGGCGCGCATTGAAAGCCGTGGAAACTCCGTTGTCATCAATTTACCGGAAGGGGAGGAGGACAAGGCGGACCTGGCGGCCCAGGTCCTGACCCAGCTTTACGCCATGATCCGGCGGGGCAAGGCCATTTATCCCCAGGACGTGGATTTCGCCTGTCGTATTCTTGAACGTCAGCCGTCAGCCGACGTAGGCGAGGTTTTCAAGGGCGATGTCTACGCCACTTCCGGCAAGCGGACCGTGTCGCCCAAGTCCCTGAACCAGCGCGAATACCTGGACGCCATCCGCGAGTCGGACATGACCTTCGGCATTGGTCCGGCAGGCACGGGCAAGACCTATCTGGCCGTGGCCATGGCCGTGGGCGCACTGGCCCGGCGTGAGGTCAAGCGCATCGTATTGACCCGCCCGGCTGTCGAGGCCGGTGAAAAGCTCGGTTTTCTGCCCGGTGATCTGGCCGAAAAGATCAATCCCTATCTGCGCCCCCTCTACGACGCCCTGCATGACATGTTCGACTTCGCCAAGGTTCAGGATTATCAGGAGTCAGGGATCATTGAGGTGGCGCCGCTCGCCTTCATGCGCGGCCGTACCCTGAATGACGCCTTCATCATCCTGGACGAGGCCCAGAACACCACGCCGGAGCAGATGAAGATGTTTCTTACCCGGTTGGGCTTCGGCTCCAAGGCGGTGGTCACCGGAGACATCACCCAGATCGATCTGCCGGTCCATTCCAATTCAGGCCTGCTTCATGCCCGGCGTATCCTGGGCAATGTCGCCGGTGTCAAGTTCATCACTTTTGACGAACACGACGTCATCCGGCATCCCCTGGTGGGACGCATTGTCCGGGCCTATGACATTCATGAGAGGAACGGCAAGTGA